DNA from Paraburkholderia largidicola:
ATGCAGATTACGACGACGTACCACTCGTAGGTGTAGCGTTTGCGGGCGAGGTTGTTTCCCGCGAGGTTATGTCCCGATGAGGCAGTCATCCCGGTTCTCCAGTGTTCCAGTGTATCGGTGAGGAGCAGGCGTCTCTTCGCGACGGGACGCACTGGTCGGGAAGCAGAGTACGTAAACAAATTTCGCCGACAAAGGTGCAAATGGCGCGTCCATATCGGCGCGTTCACCCATGCGTCTAAAGGATTCCCCAGGTCGCGTGCAGCAAACCCGTGCGTATCAAGCCGCGCAGCGCCGCAATCGCGCCTGGGAACGTGCTCATGCATCGAATCTATAAGTGTTATACGGCGCGTTTGATCGACGCTCGAATTTGCGCTTCCTAGACTCGGCCCGGTTCAAACGATCAACGCCGGGACAATAAAACATGACGAACTGGAAGTGGTGTGCATCGCTGCTGGGGTTGGCGGCACTGCCTGCAATGGCGCAATCGAGCGTGACGCTCTACGGAAGAGTCGACACCGCGATCGAGTACGCGAACTTCGGACCCAATCACGTGACCCGCATGGGCAGCGGCAATATCTTCGCGACGAGTTGGGGCCTCAAGGGCACCGAAGACCTGGGCGGCGGCTACGCGGCGGTTTTCAAGCTGGAAAATGGCTTCAACTCGGCGAACGGCACCATCAACAACAACGGCGCGCTGTTTGGCCGCGAGTCGTGGGTCGGCCTGACGGGGCCGTTCGGCGCATTGCAGGCAGGCAATACCTATACGATTCTGCACACGTCGTTCGTCACCTACAGCTTGCCCGGCTACGGCGCGGGTCTCGCGTGGGGCAACGCGTCGAACAACTTCGTCGGCCCGTCGTATCTGCGTGTGAGCAACTCGCTGCGCTATACGTCGCCACGCTTTGCAGGCCTGCTGTTGCGCGCGATGGCCGCGCGCGGCGCGAACGGCGTGGCCAACCAGCCGTCGACGCTCGGCGACACCTACGGCGCAGGGCTGAACTACGCGAACGGGCTGCTTGCGGTCGACGTCGACTACATGCAGCAGAAGTTCAGCACATCGAGCGCGGCCGCATTGACGGCGAGCAGTCCGACGGCAGCGGGCAATTATCTGCTCGGAGCGATCTCGTACGACTTCGGCGTGATCAAGCCGTCATTCATCTATCTGCGGCATCGCGGCGGGCCTGACGTCGCGTCGATGGTGCCTGCCACCAGCGCGAACCCGCACAACGACCTGTACGAACTGAACGCCACGGTCCCCATCGGGCGCGCCTCGCTGTTGCTGAGCTACGGTCACTATCGCAAAGTCGCCGATAGTGACGGCAACGCCGACTCGTATGGCGTGCGGCTCGATTACCCGGTGTCGAAGCGCACCGTGCTGTACACGGGCGCGGCGATGGTCCGCAACAACGCGCACGCGAGCTTCACGATCAACGGCGCGGCGGGCGGCGGCGTACCCGTCGCGAAACCGGGCGCGACGGCGAGTTCGATCGTTGCAGGCGTGATGACGGCGTTCTGATGGGCCGCGCGCGTCAGGCTTCGACGTCGGGCGGCACCGCGAGCCAGCTGTCGAACGGCTCGCGCGAGCCGATGCGAAACAGCTCCATCAGCAGCGCGCGCAGCCAGCGGTGGCCCGGGTCGGCGTCGAAGCGCCGGTGCCAGTAGGCGTTGACCGACCATGTGGCGGCATCGGCGATTTCGAAAGACGCTGTTTCGCCCGGCGCCGAGAAGGCCTGCGCCACGGTGCGCGGCAGGATCAGCGCGTAGTCGCAGCGCTGCAGGATGGCGGGCACGACCATGAAGTCCGGCACGGCCGCGCGAATCCGCGAGGTCAGGCCGTGACGTTCGAGCAGCGCCATTGCTTGCGGATGCGAGGTGACGGCGATAAAACGCAGCGCGGGCGGCACGTTGCGTTCGAGCACGAAGGCATCGTCGAGTCCGAGCCTGTCCGCGACGCGGCGCGGCATCAGCAGCATGTAGCGCTCCTGCAGCAACTCGCTGCGATGGAAGTGCGGCGACGCGTGCGGAAAATGACCGAGCGCGAAATCGATGCGGCCGGATTCGAGCGCGACGTTGAACTGGGCTTCGTCGACATGCAGCGTTTCGATGACCACACCTGGCGCGCGCTCGTCGAGTTCGCGCAGCAGCGTGGGCAGAAAGGCGCTTTCGGCGAAGTCGCTCATGTGCAGCCGGAAGATGCGGCGCGCGCTCGCAGGGGAGAACTGCGCGCCTTCGTCCAGCACGTCCTGCAGGATGGTGAGCGCCCGGTCGACGGACGCCGCGAGGCGCTGCGCGCGCGGCGTCGGCTCGACACCGCCGCCTGTGCGCGCGAACAGCGCGTCGCGGAACATCAGACGCAAGCGGCCCAATGCGTGGCTCACCGACGGCTGCGTGACGCCGAGCCGCAGCGCTGCGCGCCCGACATGCTTCTCGATGAAGACGGCATGAAACGTCTTGAGCAGATTGAGATCGAGGTCCTGGACGCGCAGCCCGTCGCCTTGCGCGGCGACATGGCCGGGCTCGCCAGCCGATGCCGCGAAGTCGTCCGGCTCGGGCAGTGCGGAGGCAGGGCGGCTCATGCGCCGCGCCTTGCCGTCGCGGAGGGCAGGCAGCCGTAGCGCCGCGCATACGCCCTGGCGAAATGCCCAAAGCTGTTCACGCCATATTCGATCAGCACGTCCGTCACCGCACGCGACGGATCGCGCCGCAACGCGGCATGCACGGCTTCGAGACGCCGCTCGCGGATATACGCGGCAGGTGTCGTGTCGAGAAAGTCGCGAAAGCCGTTTTGCAACGTACGCGGCGATACACCCGCCTCGCGGGCGAGCGTCGTCATCGGCAGGGGATCGCCGAGATGCGCGTCGATATAGTCGCGCGCCCGGCGCACATGCGCGGGCAGCGGCGAGGGCGCGCCACGCAGGAGCGCATCCGAATAGCTGTGCGGCAATTGCGTGAGCAGCACGGTCATCAGCCATTGGGTCAGATCGGGGCCGAGCACGTTCGCTCGCGCGCTGGCGTCGATCTGGCCGGACAGCGCGCACAGATAGCGCAGCGTGCCCTGGAACACGCCTGCGCCCGTATGCGAAGGGTCGACTGCGAGATCGAATTCGAGCGGTTCGCGCAGCGTGGTTTGCAGCATCTCGGCGAGCTTCACTTCGAGGGCGGCGCGGTCGATGCGCAACAGCAGATTGCGGCAATCGCGGTCGGTGCGAATGCGCACCGCGCGCGTCGGCGATGACACGCTCATGCCGCCCGCGCTCACCGACGCGCGCTCGCCGCCCGACTGCAGCTCGCAGCGGCCCGCCAATGTCGAGCGAAACAGATACTGGCCAGCGAGATCACCCGCTTCGATCGACGTCTCACGCCCGTAGCACAGCTCCAGCAGGCTCGCGCGATGCAGCGCGACGCCATATAGTTCGGCGCGCAGCGGACCGCGCCCGGCCACTTCCATGCGGTGCGGACACAAGAGTTGCGACACTTCGCGCTCGATGTCTTCACATGCATGCGAAGCATCGAGCCGGTTGCGATGAGTGCGGGAGATCGCGATTTCCATGAGTTTTGCCTGACGGCTAATACATTGCGCCGCCGTCGATGATGGAGGAGACAAATTGTCCGCGCAAGGACGGAATGACCCGTATTGCATGTGGGGCTGTATGTATCGGCGACGACATTGCCGGTTTTGAATGCCCGTTGCGCGTATTGAAGCGCCGCGCCGCGACATGCCGCGTAGTCTCGATGCCATTGCACAAGGAGGCTCACGATGAAAGTCAGCGTATTGGGCGGCGGGCACGGTTGCTATGCGGCCGTGATCGACATGATCGAGAAGGGACATGACGTGACATGGTGGCGCCGCGATCTCGCGGCGTCGGCGCGGCTGCGCGAACTGGGCGCGCTGCACGTGACGGACTATCACGGACAACGGCGCGTGCCGATTGGCGATGGCGCGGGGATGATTCACATCGTCGACGAACTGGCCGATGCGACGCGCACGGCGCAGCTCATCGTCATTCCGCTGCCTGCGATCACACACGAAGCACTGGCTGCGCAACTCGCGCCGCTGCTGACGGACGGGCAGGTCGTCTATCTTCCGCCGGGCACGTTCGGCAGCTATGTGTTCGCGAAGGCGATGGCCGACGCGGACAACACGAGCCGCGTCGCGTTCGCTGAAACAGGCACGCTGCCCTACCTGGTGCGCAAGCACGGCGAGAACGATGTCGTCATCAGCGCCTACGCCACGCGCCTGCCGACGGGCGTGTTTCCCGCCAATGCGTCGCAATGGGCGCTGCCGTTGCTGCAGGACGCGTATCCGTCCATCGAGCCGATCGAAGACGCATTGTCGGGTGCGCTGATGAACGCCGGCCCCGTGATACATCCGCCGCTCATCATGATGAACGCGGGACCGCTCGAACACTTCGCGTCGTGGGATATTCACAACGAAGGCACGCAGCCGTCGATCCGCAGCGTGACCAGCGCGCTCGACGCGGAACGCGTGGCGGTGCGTGAGGCGCTCGGTTATCGCGCGCCGCATTTCCCGCTCGCCGATCACTACGCGAGCGAGGGCGACGAATGGATGTACGGACGTGGCGCGCACGGCAAGCTGACCGACAGCGGCGACTGGCGCGAGCATATCGATCTGCGCACGCATCGCTACATGCTGGAAGACACGCGACTGGGGCTGTCGTTCATCGTGTCGTGCGGACGCTGGGCCGGCGTGCCGACGCCTGTCGCGCAGGGGCTGCTGAGCATCGCGGGCGCGGCTGTCGGGCGCGATCTGTACGGCGAGGGACGCACGCTGGAGCGGCTCGGACTCGCGGCGTTGTCGCGCGCGGACATGTCCGCGTTGCTGGCGAACGGGATCGCGTCATGACGGACACGACGCTGTCGCCGGTGCGGCATGTGCATATCGTCGGCGCGGGGCGCATGGGGCAGGGGATTGCGCTGGCGTTTGCGTTCGCCGGGTTGCGCGCGACGCTGATCGATTTCAAGGCGCGCGATCCGGTTGCGCGTGAAGCGTTCGCGCGAACCGCCCTCGCTGACATCGCGAAACAGCTGCAGGTGCAAGCGGCACTCGGACGCATCACGCGGCAGCAGGCGGATGAGGCGATGCAGCGTGTCGATATCGTCGATCGCGAGGAGGCGCAACAGGGGCTGGCCGCATCGCGGATCGTATTCGAAGCGGTGCCCGAAGTGCTCGATGCGAAGAAAGAAGTGTTCGCGTGGCTCGGTGAATTTACCGCTGCCAGCACCGTGATCGCATCGACCACATCCACATTTCTCGTCACCGGGTTGCAGCGGATCGTCACGCATCCGCAGCGGCTGTTGAATGCGCACTGGTTGAATCCGGCCCATCTGATGCCATTGGTCGAAGTCAGCCGCAGCGAAACGACGGATGCCGCGGTCGTCGCGCAAGTGGTCGATCTGCTTGCGCGGATCGGCAAGAAGCCCGTCGTGTGTGCGCCGTCGGCGGGCTATATCGTGCCGCGTATTCAGGCACTGGCGATGAACGAGGCGGCGCGCATGGTCGAAGAAGGCGTCGCGAGCGCCGAGGATATCGACACGGCAATACGCACGGGCTTCGGCCTGCGCTTTGCGGTGCTCGGCTTGCTTGAATTTATCGATTGGGGCGGCTGCGACATTCTCTACTACGCGTCGCACTACCTCGCGAAGGAGAAGGGCGAGCGGTTCCTGCCCGCGGAAATCGTCAGCGGCAATATGGCGGCGTCACGTAAAGGCTTGCGCGATAAGACGGGGTTTTATGATTACCGCAACGTCGATGTCGACATGTATGTGAAAGAGCGGCTCGAAACGTTTGGACGCATGCTCGATCATCTCGGTCTCGCGCCTGCGTTCAATACAGCGAATAGCGCGAGTACGTCTCGATCGGAATGATGGCTTGTGAAGGCACGGCCGCGCCTTCGCGCGCGGCCTTCAGATGATCGACGGCGGTGCGCAGCATGAGGCGCATGTCCTGCGTCAACAGATAGTCGATCGCATCGGAGCGCAACAGAGGCTCCGTGATGCGGTTGACCTCGTGAGTTACATAGAGCGTGCGGCCCGTCAGATTGTGCTCGCGCAGCGCGGCAGCAAGCCCCTCGTTACCACCCGCGACGTTGTAGATGCCGTCGAGCTTGCCGTGCGCCTTCAGGAAGCGGGTTGTCGCTTCGTAAGTCGCTGCGCCGGAGTCAGCGCCCTTAATCACCTCGACCAGATTCACATGCGGGAACCGTTGGCGCAATAGCGAACGGAAGCCGATCTCGCGATCCTCGTGACAGGTGTACGAAAACGTCGCGACGATCACGGCGACATCGGGCGACGCATGCGCCTGCAGATGCCGTCCGAGTAAAAAAGCCGCCGACTGTCCGGCCGCGCGGTTGTTGACGCCGACGTATGTGTGACGCGCGTCGGCGTCCACATCCGTGATCAGCGTGACGACGGGTTTGCCCGCCGCCATGCATTCGCGCAATGCCGACGACGTCGTCGCGGTGTTCGTGCAGATGATGCCGATGCCGTCCACTTCCGCCGTCGCCTTCCGGATACGGGCCGCGACTTCTTCGTCGGATTCCCCGACGCATCTCTCTACCTCGAGCCGCACACCGTTGGCGTCGAACTCCGCTTCGAGCGCT
Protein-coding regions in this window:
- a CDS encoding 3-hydroxybutyryl-CoA dehydrogenase, translating into MTDTTLSPVRHVHIVGAGRMGQGIALAFAFAGLRATLIDFKARDPVAREAFARTALADIAKQLQVQAALGRITRQQADEAMQRVDIVDREEAQQGLAASRIVFEAVPEVLDAKKEVFAWLGEFTAASTVIASTTSTFLVTGLQRIVTHPQRLLNAHWLNPAHLMPLVEVSRSETTDAAVVAQVVDLLARIGKKPVVCAPSAGYIVPRIQALAMNEAARMVEEGVASAEDIDTAIRTGFGLRFAVLGLLEFIDWGGCDILYYASHYLAKEKGERFLPAEIVSGNMAASRKGLRDKTGFYDYRNVDVDMYVKERLETFGRMLDHLGLAPAFNTANSASTSRSE
- a CDS encoding AraC family transcriptional regulator, with translation MEIAISRTHRNRLDASHACEDIEREVSQLLCPHRMEVAGRGPLRAELYGVALHRASLLELCYGRETSIEAGDLAGQYLFRSTLAGRCELQSGGERASVSAGGMSVSSPTRAVRIRTDRDCRNLLLRIDRAALEVKLAEMLQTTLREPLEFDLAVDPSHTGAGVFQGTLRYLCALSGQIDASARANVLGPDLTQWLMTVLLTQLPHSYSDALLRGAPSPLPAHVRRARDYIDAHLGDPLPMTTLAREAGVSPRTLQNGFRDFLDTTPAAYIRERRLEAVHAALRRDPSRAVTDVLIEYGVNSFGHFARAYARRYGCLPSATARRGA
- a CDS encoding LysR family transcriptional regulator, with amino-acid sequence MSRPASALPEPDDFAASAGEPGHVAAQGDGLRVQDLDLNLLKTFHAVFIEKHVGRAALRLGVTQPSVSHALGRLRLMFRDALFARTGGGVEPTPRAQRLAASVDRALTILQDVLDEGAQFSPASARRIFRLHMSDFAESAFLPTLLRELDERAPGVVIETLHVDEAQFNVALESGRIDFALGHFPHASPHFHRSELLQERYMLLMPRRVADRLGLDDAFVLERNVPPALRFIAVTSHPQAMALLERHGLTSRIRAAVPDFMVVPAILQRCDYALILPRTVAQAFSAPGETASFEIADAATWSVNAYWHRRFDADPGHRWLRALLMELFRIGSREPFDSWLAVPPDVEA
- a CDS encoding substrate-binding domain-containing protein, translated to MKSKPTLKQLMEITQLSRATIDRALNDRPGVHPRTRHAVEAALKQLGTGSSAKSAVRAKQAAYDFRLLAQAGDAFTDELIRTAIALEAEFDANGVRLEVERCVGESDEEVAARIRKATAEVDGIGIICTNTATTSSALRECMAAGKPVVTLITDVDADARHTYVGVNNRAAGQSAAFLLGRHLQAHASPDVAVIVATFSYTCHEDREIGFRSLLRQRFPHVNLVEVIKGADSGAATYEATTRFLKAHGKLDGIYNVAGGNEGLAAALREHNLTGRTLYVTHEVNRITEPLLRSDAIDYLLTQDMRLMLRTAVDHLKAAREGAAVPSQAIIPIETYSRYSLY
- a CDS encoding porin, whose amino-acid sequence is MTNWKWCASLLGLAALPAMAQSSVTLYGRVDTAIEYANFGPNHVTRMGSGNIFATSWGLKGTEDLGGGYAAVFKLENGFNSANGTINNNGALFGRESWVGLTGPFGALQAGNTYTILHTSFVTYSLPGYGAGLAWGNASNNFVGPSYLRVSNSLRYTSPRFAGLLLRAMAARGANGVANQPSTLGDTYGAGLNYANGLLAVDVDYMQQKFSTSSAAALTASSPTAAGNYLLGAISYDFGVIKPSFIYLRHRGGPDVASMVPATSANPHNDLYELNATVPIGRASLLLSYGHYRKVADSDGNADSYGVRLDYPVSKRTVLYTGAAMVRNNAHASFTINGAAGGGVPVAKPGATASSIVAGVMTAF
- a CDS encoding NAD/NADP octopine/nopaline dehydrogenase family protein produces the protein MKVSVLGGGHGCYAAVIDMIEKGHDVTWWRRDLAASARLRELGALHVTDYHGQRRVPIGDGAGMIHIVDELADATRTAQLIVIPLPAITHEALAAQLAPLLTDGQVVYLPPGTFGSYVFAKAMADADNTSRVAFAETGTLPYLVRKHGENDVVISAYATRLPTGVFPANASQWALPLLQDAYPSIEPIEDALSGALMNAGPVIHPPLIMMNAGPLEHFASWDIHNEGTQPSIRSVTSALDAERVAVREALGYRAPHFPLADHYASEGDEWMYGRGAHGKLTDSGDWREHIDLRTHRYMLEDTRLGLSFIVSCGRWAGVPTPVAQGLLSIAGAAVGRDLYGEGRTLERLGLAALSRADMSALLANGIAS